In a genomic window of Bombina bombina isolate aBomBom1 chromosome 8, aBomBom1.pri, whole genome shotgun sequence:
- the NLRX1 gene encoding NLR family member X1, with the protein MWPLPSVLREMQCRPVSCVGLLARSERLLTVTDRSHCQPRRNHHSLHGRTSSRAIPHIFLSPKTQGPFWSFSVWRFLSGVTTDAIQQHRKLLSKWFSCLPSEERHFGPSFAIDSIHVDPVIRESSLEETLRPLSDLSIQSQLQSPLCPRSISVCQLFRPNASGQQVRSVVLYGTVGTGKSTMIRKMILDWCHGRNTEFQLIIPLSCEDLSQVKAPISLSKLITRKYLHLKNLIPTLSQHSRVLFILNSLEWMDLDFRMATTELCSDPDEPLPPSAIIVNLLRGYLLPEAKVLVTTRPSALRRIPGKYIGRYAEICGFSDMELQKMYFHLRLGHKDADPKETENLAEMLFRNLEHHSQLSAACFLPSYCWLTCATLHLLYYTKPGDSPRTLTGIYTSFLRLNFAGEVLDITHPSKISLMRYVARTVGKLAFEGCRSRRMQFTEADLIRCFQVQLNSEEELNLLDVFRADAFRFFLTPSFHPDKETLFTFTIPAMQEYLAALYVVLGENKTALQRIGREVSDIISKAGEDVVAVVNVLSKFLPLRVFALFNLLRVVPKLFGRVSGMSRENIAQTMTVEMFREEDAFNDDVLDQINSSILGIEGPLQMPNEEEMSKQEAFELFPIFMAGLLSRQNRIMLDQLGCSIMNLSALEIIRALKKHLLRSSLKKLPPSELMDFLFFLYEFQNEEFTAGLVTSLRSLDISTVRMTPLKCFVVENVMGNLVKPLEEFNLSSCHLDPDAIHTLAPVLRRCKNVNLQMNSLGPDSCKALQDVLLHPDCAITNLRLCNNPLTPEGARLIAEALARNHSLTHLSLLHTDVRDEGAEFLAHHLGNNQHLKELNLAYNGIHDQAALRLGEEAARHPTLSRVHLYFNELSDEGLRSLQSLGGVRVLVSLTEGTDPPAIGLDSSGTSNPMLVAGIMPRLVPISHCYFRDLQSSRALTGKHATEN; encoded by the exons ATGTGGCCGCTGCCATCTGTGTTGAGAGAAATGCAGTGCCGGCCAGTGTCCTGTGTAGGTTTGCTGGCAAGAAGTGAGAGGCTACTCACAGTGACAG ATAGATCGCATTGCCAACCGAGGAGAAACCATCATTCACTACACGGCAGAACCTCAAGCAG GGCAATTCCACACATATTTCTCTCCCCCAAGACTCAAGGGCCATTTTGGAGCTTTTCAGTATGGAGATTTTTGAGTGGCGTAACCACAG ACGCAATTCAGCAGCACCGCAAACTTCTATCCAAGTGGTTCAGTTGTTTACCCAGTGAAGAGCGACACTTTGGCCCATCATTTGCAATAGATTCCATTCATGTGGATCCTGTGATCCGTGAGAGCTCCCTAGAGGAGACTTTGCGCCCCCTGTCTGACCTCTCAATACAGAGTCAGTTGCAAAGCCCACTCTGCCCCAGGAGTATATCTGTGTGTCAGCTCTTTCGTCCTAATGCCTCTGGGCAGCAAGTTCGGAGTGTGGTTCTGTATGGGACTGTGGGTACTGGTAAGAGTACCATGATTCGGAAAATGATTTTGGACTGGTGCCATGGACGCAATACTGAATTCCAGCTGATCATCCCTCTGTCCTGTGAAGATCTGTCCCAAGTCAAAGCACCAATCTCATTGTCAAAACTCATCACCAGAAAGTATCTTCATCTGAAAAATCTAATTCCAACCCTGTCCCAACACTCTAGGGTTCTTTTTATACTTAACAGTTTGGAATGGATGGACCTGGACTTCAGGATGGCAACAACGGAGCTATGCAGTGACCCAGATGAACCCTTACCACCCTCTGCCATCATTGTGAACTTACTGAGAGGATACCTTCTACCAGAA GCCAAGGTGTTGGTTACCACCCGTCCGTCTGCTCTGAGACGCATCCCTGGTAAATACATTGGACGTTATGCAGAAATTTGTGGATTTTCAGACATGGAGCTTCAGAAGATGTATTTTCACTTGCGTTTGGGTCACAAAGATGCTGATCCTAAGGAGACTGAGAATCTGGCAGAGATGTTATTCCGCAATTTAGAACACCACAGCCAGTTGTCTGCTGCCTGTTTCCTGCCCTCATACTGCTGGCTCACCTGTGCCACTTTACACCTTTTGTACTACACCAAGCCTGGTGACTCCCCCAGAACTTTAACTGGCATTTATACCAGTTTTCTACGACTCAACTTTGCTGGAGAGGTGCTAGATATTACACATCCCTCCAAAATCTCTCTCATGCGGTATGTGGCACGCACAGTGGGTAAATTGGCATTTGAGGGCTGCCGTTCAAGACGTATGCAATTCACAGAAGCTGACCTCATACGCTGTTTCCAAGTGCAGCTGAATAGTGAGGAGGAGCTAAACCTCCTTGATGTCTTCCGTGCAGATGCTTTTCGCTTTTTTTTGACACCATCATTCCATCCAGATAAGGAGACACTCTTTACTTTTACCATACCTGCCATGCAAGAGTACCTGGCTGCATTGTATGTGGTGCTAGGAGAGAACAAAACTGCCCTTCAGCGTATTGGAAGGGAAGTATCTGATATCATAAGTAAAGCAGGGGAGGATGTTGTTGCAGTGGTCAATGTTCTATCCAAATTCCTTCCCCTCAGAGTCTTTGCTCTCTTTAACCTTTTGCGTGTTGTACCTAAGCTTTTTGGAAGAGTTAGTGGAATGAGTCGCGAAAACATTGCCCAAACAATGACTGTGGAAATGTTTAGAGAGGAGGATGCTTTCAATGATGATGTTTTAGACCAGATCAATTCCAGTATCCTGGGTATTGAAGGACCATTGCAGATGCCTAATGAAGAAGAGATGAGCAAGCAAGAGGCATTTGAATTGTTCCCCATCTTTATGGCTGGTCTGCTATCCAGACAAAACCGCATCATGTTGGACCAGTTAGGCTGCTCAATCATGAACTTGTCAGCACTGGAGATCATTCGAGCACTAAAGAAACACCTGTTGCGTAGCAGCCTGAAAAAATTACCACCATCTGAGCTCATGGACTTTCTCTTTTTCCTGTATGAATTCCAGAATGAGGAGTTCACTGCTGGGCTGGTCACCTCACTGAGATCTCTGGATATTTCTACTGTGCGAATGACTCCCCTTAAGTGCTTTGTGGTAGAAAATGTAATGGGTAACTTGGTAAAACCTCTGGAAGAGTTTAATCTAAGTTCTTGTCACCTGGATCCAGATGCCATACATACCCTAGCCCCAGTCCTGAGGAGATGCAAAAACGTCAA TTTACAGATGAACTCTCTTGGCCCAGACTCCTGCAAAGCTCTACAAGATGTCTTGTTACATCCCGACTGTGCTATTACAAATCTAAG gttatgtaataaTCCCCTGACTCCAGAGGGTGCTCGTTTAATAGCAGAAGCATTGGCAAGAAACCACTCTTTGACGCATCTCTCTCTTCTGCACACCGATGTGAGGGATGAAGGGGCAGAGTTTTTAGCACATCACCTAGGGAACAACCAACACCTTAAAGAGCTGAATCTGGCATATAATGGGATCCATGATCAGGCTGCGCTGAGACTAGGGGAAGAGGCTGCCCGTCACCCCACTCTTAGCCGAGTGCA